The proteins below are encoded in one region of Candidatus Binataceae bacterium:
- the yajC gene encoding preprotein translocase subunit YajC produces MFLEGIAWAQSAGGAAAGAQPPLIDQLLYGPGVPFALLIVAFYWFFLRPQSTKAREHRDMLAKLKRNDEVVTAGGLLGRVSEIGEKVVVLEIAPNVRVRVERSQITGLSSYGKAPAGKNQKAE; encoded by the coding sequence ATGTTTCTTGAAGGAATTGCGTGGGCGCAAAGCGCTGGCGGGGCGGCCGCCGGTGCTCAGCCGCCGCTTATCGATCAATTGCTGTACGGGCCGGGTGTGCCGTTTGCCCTCCTGATCGTTGCTTTTTACTGGTTCTTCCTGCGCCCCCAGAGCACCAAGGCGCGCGAGCATCGCGACATGCTGGCCAAGCTCAAGCGCAACGACGAGGTCGTGACCGCCGGCGGGCTGCTGGGCCGGGTAAGCGAGATCGGCGAGAAGGTTGTCGTGCTGGAGATCGCGCCGAACGTGCGCGTGCGGGTCGAGCGCAGCCAGATAACTGGGCTTTCGAGTTACGGCAAGGCTCCGGCCGGCAAGAATCAGAAGGCGGAGTAA
- the tgt gene encoding tRNA guanosine(34) transglycosylase Tgt → MPSDREAAAPRFSLRGFGFEVLERDGDARAGRMTTAHGEVATPAFMPVGTRAAVKAMAPEELWQLGYRLVLANTYHLALRPGAELIEELGGVGRFMGFDGAVLTDSGGFQAMSLARLNAIDNGGIRFRSHLDGSEFMLTPERTVGIQERIGSDLMMALDECTPYPAERARVAASLELTARWAERCVAARRSPHQALFGIIQGGVYPELRRRSTAQITAMPFDGFAAGGLAVGEPKEQMREMAALSATLLPAEHPRYLMGVGTPEDLVAAVGMGYDLFDCVLPTRNARNGSAFTSDGRLSIKQSVYVRDPRPLEEGCGCRTCQRLSRAYLRHLYISGEILAARALTEHNLYFYARLMAGMQAAIASRTYREFAAATLARLGRRQSAQPE, encoded by the coding sequence ATGCCATCCGACCGAGAAGCCGCGGCGCCGCGGTTCAGTTTACGGGGGTTCGGCTTCGAAGTCCTCGAGCGCGACGGCGATGCGCGCGCGGGCCGGATGACGACCGCGCACGGCGAGGTCGCAACTCCCGCCTTCATGCCGGTCGGCACCCGCGCCGCCGTCAAGGCGATGGCGCCCGAGGAGCTATGGCAGTTGGGTTACCGGTTGGTGCTCGCCAACACCTACCATCTCGCGCTCCGGCCGGGAGCTGAGCTGATCGAAGAGCTTGGCGGGGTCGGGCGCTTCATGGGCTTCGACGGCGCGGTTTTGACCGACTCCGGCGGCTTCCAGGCGATGAGCCTTGCGCGGCTTAACGCGATCGATAACGGCGGAATCCGTTTTCGCTCGCACCTGGACGGGTCGGAGTTCATGCTGACGCCGGAGCGGACAGTCGGAATTCAGGAGCGGATCGGCTCGGACCTGATGATGGCGCTCGACGAATGCACGCCGTATCCGGCCGAGCGCGCGCGAGTCGCTGCGTCGCTGGAGTTGACGGCGCGATGGGCCGAGCGATGCGTTGCGGCGCGGCGCAGTCCGCATCAGGCGCTGTTCGGGATAATCCAGGGCGGCGTTTATCCGGAACTCAGGCGGCGAAGCACGGCGCAGATAACCGCGATGCCGTTCGACGGCTTCGCGGCGGGAGGGCTTGCGGTGGGCGAGCCGAAGGAACAGATGCGCGAAATGGCTGCGCTGAGCGCGACCTTGCTGCCGGCGGAACACCCGCGCTATCTGATGGGCGTCGGCACGCCGGAGGATCTGGTCGCCGCGGTCGGGATGGGCTATGACCTGTTCGATTGCGTGTTGCCGACGCGTAACGCGCGCAATGGCTCCGCGTTCACGAGCGACGGCCGCCTGTCGATCAAGCAATCGGTGTATGTCCGCGACCCCCGGCCGCTGGAAGAGGGCTGCGGATGCCGCACGTGTCAGCGGCTTAGCCGCGCCTACCTGCGCCATCTATATATTTCGGGCGAGATTCTGGCGGCGCGCGCGCTAACGGAACATAATCTTTACTTCTACGCCCGCTTGATGGCCGGGATGCAAGCTGCTATCGCATCTCGCACTTACCGGGAATTTGCGGCCGCCACGCTGGCGCGGCTAGGCCGCCGGCAAAGCGCGCAGCCGGAGTAG